TCCGCCATTTTTATACATTTTAGCAAGCAAGATAATTTCCCTTGGTTTTGTTCTATGTGAATATCTGTAATTTTATGGAAGGTCATCATTACTGGAGCAAAAATTGTATTTAGAAGAGTACTTGCACAAAATACTGTAATGAATTTTGTCATACTTAATTCTCCTTGCAGCGAAGCGATTGCACCTTCTAAGCCAAAAACTTTTTCTAATAAAATTGAAACGCCAGATTTGAAAATAAAAAATGCGAAAAAGATAAACATGCCCAAAAATCCCCATACAATAGCTCTTGGTAAAACTCCAAAACTCTGATGAGAGTAGCTTCCTGTTTTAATACGAAGCCCCAAGCATTCGCCCATTGTTGCTAAAATGGCAAATTTCAATATGCTCATTAAAACTCCATGCTCGTTTGTCATGGTTTTAAACCATTCGAATGCTTCAGGAAAAATAAAAAACGGAAGAAAAATTATTATAAAAATTAAGGCGAAAATGATGTCTTTTGTTTTCATTTTTAAAATTTTTCTCAAAGATAAATATTTTAAGTACAAAAAACACGACCTCCGTTTTTATTAGAAGTCGTGTTTGAAAAAAGTTTTTTATTCAGCTTATTCTTGAATGTTTGGTAATTCTAGTCCGTAGCCTTTTTTCTTGTCAATAAATTTAAGTACAAATCCAAGTATTAACGCTGCAACACCAAGCATTGC
This genomic stretch from Bacteroidales bacterium harbors:
- a CDS encoding Mpv17/PMP22 family protein encodes the protein MKTKDIIFALIFIIIFLPFFIFPEAFEWFKTMTNEHGVLMSILKFAILATMGECLGLRIKTGSYSHQSFGVLPRAIVWGFLGMFIFFAFFIFKSGVSILLEKVFGLEGAIASLQGELSMTKFITVFCASTLLNTIFAPVMMTFHKITDIHIEQNQGKLSCLLKCIKMADNFKSINWDVQWGFVFKKTIPFFWIPAHTITFLLPSEFQVLFAALLGVVLGVILAIAGQMGKK